Proteins found in one Microbacterium sp. SSM24 genomic segment:
- a CDS encoding DNA-directed RNA polymerase subunit alpha: protein MLIAQRPTLTEEKVGEFRSRFVIEPLEPGFGYTIGNALRRSLLSSIPGAAVTSIRIDGVLHEFSTIPGVKEDVTEIILNIKQLVVSSERDEPITAYLRKTGSGEVTAADISAPAGVEVHNPELVIATLNDTAKFELELTIERGRGYVSATQNRNEYAEAGQIPIDSIYSPVLKVSYRVDATRAGERTDFDKLVLDVETKSSIAPRDAVASAGRTLTELFGLARELNVEAEGIEIGPAPVETVLSNELSMPIEDLDLSVRSYNCLKREGINTVSELVALSETQLMNIRNFGQKSVDEVRDKLVSLGLSLKDSVPGFDGAHFYGGYDDETV, encoded by the coding sequence GTGCTCATCGCACAGCGTCCCACTCTGACCGAGGAGAAGGTCGGGGAGTTCCGCAGCCGCTTCGTCATCGAGCCGCTGGAGCCTGGCTTCGGCTACACGATCGGCAACGCGCTGCGTCGCAGCCTCCTGTCGTCGATCCCCGGCGCAGCCGTGACGTCGATCCGCATCGACGGCGTCCTCCACGAGTTCAGCACCATTCCCGGTGTCAAGGAGGATGTCACCGAGATCATCCTGAACATCAAGCAGCTGGTCGTCTCCAGCGAGCGCGACGAGCCCATCACGGCCTACCTGCGCAAGACCGGCTCCGGTGAGGTCACCGCCGCCGACATCTCGGCTCCCGCCGGTGTCGAGGTGCACAACCCCGAGCTCGTCATCGCGACGCTCAACGACACCGCCAAGTTCGAGCTCGAGCTCACCATCGAGCGCGGCCGCGGCTACGTGTCGGCCACCCAGAACCGCAACGAGTACGCCGAGGCCGGTCAGATCCCGATCGACTCGATCTACTCGCCGGTCCTCAAGGTCTCGTACCGCGTCGACGCGACGCGTGCCGGGGAGCGCACCGACTTCGACAAGCTCGTGCTGGATGTCGAGACCAAGTCCTCGATCGCTCCGCGCGACGCGGTGGCTTCGGCCGGTCGCACGCTGACCGAGCTCTTCGGCCTGGCCCGCGAGCTCAACGTCGAGGCCGAGGGCATCGAGATCGGCCCCGCGCCGGTCGAGACGGTCCTGTCGAACGAGCTGTCGATGCCGATCGAGGACCTCGATCTGTCGGTCCGCTCGTACAACTGCCTCAAGCGCGAGGGCATCAACACGGTGTCGGAGCTCGTCGCCCTTTCCGAGACGCAGCTCATGAACATCCGCAACTTCGGTCAGAAGTCGGTCGACGAGGTGCGCGACAAGCTCGTCTCGCTCGGCCTGTCGCTGAAGGACTCGGTCCCCGGGTTCGACGGTGCGCACTTCTACGGCGGATACGACGACGAGACCGTCTGA